The DNA region TTTGATAAGCAGTCATGGTGAGAACAGTAAccctttttatatattttcatcccttctgaaatggaaagaattCACTGAAATGGAAAGTGAATAGCTGCTTTGCATCTCAAACGGTTACACGTTTTACTCTGCTGTGAAGACTTTGTAACGAAATGTTTAGGTTTTCATTTCAAACTTCTAACAAGATaccttgaaaaggaaaataggtCATTTACATCAGTCAAAAATACAATTACACTTTCAGTTCTGAGATCCTAAATTTTAATCCTGCCTTGACAAATATTTCGTAATCTAGTTTGGATTCTTTTACCACAGAAGCATTATTCAAGTTGCAAGCAGATAGCTCTGCTTGAGTGTATGTAACCTATGCTTGCAAGCTTCTGAAAGTTTAGCAGATCGGGAAACAGGGATAAGACCGTGTGTCTTAAACCGTGCATACACCTTTTATAGCATCCTCATGGACACCGCAGCCAACTATCTTCTCTTCTTCAGTTGTATACTTACGGAACAGTATGCCAGTATCAATGCGATGCTGATTTTGATTAGTTTTCTGATACAGTCATCCCCAGTATAGCCTCACAGTAATTGTTTTTGTGCAACGTAGCACTTTTCGTGGGAGCACTGTGACATATTTGGCCTACAGAGAGAGATTTGCTTAGGTGGCTGGGTAACtacagttttaaattttatggAGGTTATTTATACGTTCTTAAGAGAAGTGTGTGATTTTGTAGATTTGCTTGTTTGTGAAGGCAGATTATGTATGGTGCCATTCAGAACTGGCCTTGCCACTCAAAAGGCAGCAGGCAAGTAACACGCATCAGTTGTTCCTCTGGTTGTAAACCAGTGAGGTATGCGCACCACGCCGTCGTCTAAAACAGATACAGCCTTGGTTCTTCAACTTTGCAGTTAAGTGGCTGAGTAGGTCCAGTTTGAAAATGAATAATGTCTCTCTGGAGTGTAACAGTGTgaaacagagctgctgcattACCATAGCAAACTTTGTATGTCCTGAAACTAAATGAAACCAAGAGCTTTCTGGTGATTTCACAGGATATGTGGAAGGGTTGTGACAGTAGCCTTGCCTATGGCCATGTATTGAAACAGTGGTTATATATGGTGGGAACTTCCTTATGTTCGTGGTGGGACTGGGAAATAAAACTGATTCTGTTAGCATATCATTGCTgatttgtttattattttctgccttctgctcaGGCTGTCACACTGCATACGGATGTAGGAGATATTAAAATTGAACTGTTCTGTGAGCGTACACCAAAGACTTGTGAAGTAAGTCAAGTAACAGGAGCAGTATTGCCTCACGTTGAAACAAAGGAGTAGAAATAGTGAAGACTACAGAGGGGGTGAAGTGGCTTTTGCAATTCCTCTTTTCACATAATGGAATGCTAATGTTAAGCTGGTACAGTGCCTGTTCTGCTTGGGGAGCTTGTGCGCTGTCACACTGCCTagagctctgcagcctgttTCTCACCAGATAGGGTTAGGGGCCACTTCTCTCCAGGTTCCAGCATCTCCCAAAGTGTCCTTTGCCCCTAAGGAGAAATGTGGCACATGGCCTGGGATTCCTAGATGTCCCTGGGTTTGCTCACACGCACAGagatttgattttaatttaaaagagtAAGAATCACTCCCAGTTTGTCAGAGGCcccagtttttcctttctgcagtaAACTTAAGcttaaattgaaataatttactttttaactAAGAAAGCTGAGTCATGAAGTTATTgattaaaaatttacatttacaaaataaaaatgttgactGGACGTGATACTTCTGAGCATGTCTCAGGCTTCTTGTTTGTTCCTCATGTCAGACAATTTTGTGCTGTaagctttatttaaaatccTTTGTCTCTGTGATGGTGTCAAAGGAGCATATTAACTATAATTTATGACTATTTTGTGGCAATACTCTGTGGAGTTCACATGCTCACAGTGCAATGTAGAGGCAAAAGGGTTAGTCTTCGTCTTGCCGATGCTGTCGTTTTAGTAAAAGGGTACTGTTTCTGAATTGTTTGTTAATATGGTTTGCTTCATTTCCTTAGAATTTCCTGGCTCTTTGTGCTAGTAACTACTACAATGGATGCGTATTTCACCGGAATATAAAAGGCTTCATGGTTCAGACAGGGGATCCATTAGGTAAATTCTTCTCTCCAGGACTCTCTGTAGAAAAATGTCCGTAAAAAtagtatataaatataatagaaatagaaagaaattataAGTTTGAATATTAAACCCAAAcgtaaataaagtaaaaataaaataaagaaattgttGATAGAGTTTTTTGTGATGAGATTAGTTTTCTGTGGTGAGCTTGCAGAAGAGCAGCTGTTACCCTAGTTCATGCAGCAGTAAAGCATTCTGCAAATTTTagtttttccagctgtttccaCTAAGTAAAATGGTTCTGCTGACTTAGCAGCTGTTGAACAGGTAGCAGTTTCTACTGTGGTTTCTCTGGTTTCTGCCTGGAAAGGCTACACTCCCTCTGAAGCATTTGGGGAAAATGTCCCAGACAGTGGCAGCTGTTTGGGAGAGAATCTTATTCAGCTGTGTGTCTGTTTGTACTTGTATTGAATTTAATTTGAGGATATGTCATGTTTTGTTACACTACCTAATAGGTGTACCTTATAGAGAGTTATGTCTCTGCTCGGTATCAAGACATGAGAACCCAGTCCCTGCCTCAAACAAATTACAGGCTGTCTGGGGTCTTTGTTGTAAAATGTTGCCACACTACATAATCTCTGGATTTTTTCAGTCCAAAAATCAGTAAGCTGTTGTGGTACTTCTTTGTCAGGCACTGGGAAAGGAGGTAACAGCATCTGGGGCAAGAAGTTTGAAGATGAATTCAGTGAATACCTAAAGGTATTTCTGTGCTCTCAGTATGCAGTTATGTTTTCATATGAATTTTCTTTACAGGTTGGAGAAAACCAGCATTGTGCTGTACTGTATCGAATATCTCTTTTGTAATTGTGAGCAAAGTATAATGCTGCAGTAAAGGGACAGAAAGATTATTATTCAAATAGGAGCAGGCATTTCTGTACTTGGCAAGTTAGGTTTGAGGCTTTTCATCACTGAGAACTGAAGTAGAAAGAATTtttaacaaagtatttttcatgcACTGAAGAAGgcaaagaagtaatttttcactgtaagaGCAATTCTGTGGAGCTAGTTATGGACTGTGATGGAAGGTATTAGCAACCAAGATCTGTTCTTAATAATGGTATTGAGGCAGAGTACTAAGTCACAGAGCACTTTGTACAGTTTAAAGTCCTGCTTTCACAGATGTGTATTCAGGTTGaggtttttccccctctttcagCACAGTGTCCGTGGGGTAGTTTCAATGGCAAACAATGGTCCGAATACCAATGGATCGCAGTTCTTCATCACTTATGGCAAGCAACCGCACCTAGACATGAAGTACACTGTGTTTGGAAAGTAAGTGATCCAGCTGCGTGCCTCCTTTTAGTGTTGGTGTATGAGGGATCTGAATATTTCAGGGCTCATGCAATGCAAATTTAGAAGCTTCTGGTTCTAAAACGCTTTAAAATATTGGATGCGTATATGTAAATGTATGCTCTTGCACTGTCACCAGAATTAGGTGCTCCAAAATGCTGCTCCTTTTTTCTTAGTGGGGAATTCAGTGGAAACGGGCAAAAGTCACACCTCAGGAATGgagctgttttctgtctttttttatccCCCCGCCCAGTTATTCCAGCTTGCCTTTTCATCCATGCCCAAACAGATGCAGCCCGATTTTAAGCAAACTCCAGAATAGCTGGATACACAGTTGTAGGATTTACCGAAAAGCAAGAATCTGATTTGGGACTGGATATGGAGATGGGTGCGGTGCTGACATGGTCATGCTTCTGTTTGGGTGGACCTTCCTGCTGGTCAGATAAAACTCATGGGACTGACAGTTTATAAAATCAGATGAAGTTGTTTAATACACGTATTTTAAAACACTCTTATGTTACTGCTGATAATAAATATATCATCCttaaagcaaatgttttaaattttgagTCTTTCGGATGCTGCTTTTTCTATCTCAGAATCATGGtaatttctttcactttgttGTTAAGAATTCTCTAGTGTAGAAGTGAATCTGCTGAGAAAAAGTCGCCTTTAAGTTAAATATTCAAAGGAAACTATCGAAAtgtgaaaatactattttctagCAATTGTATTGTTTATAGGCATCTAAGTATAGATGTGCCTTTCATTTCTGAGTTAGTTTACAAATATGATAGAAAGGAGGCTCTTAGGACATGTTTATTAGAAAAGAGTAGAGGCTCTGACAGTTGCACTTTGCCAGTTTTTCTGTGGCAGTTTAAGATACTCCTGCTTCAGTTGCAGAATCAGCAGAATGGCATGTGCAGCCCCTTCTGGCCCACGACCCGGCATCCTAGATTCAAAGAGTTGATGAATGTGACTGAGTTGAACAGTGAACAGCAGATGTTTTCTGCCAAGTCCGTTACTGGGGAATAAACTGCCAAGTTTTACCAGAGCTagttatttaaacaaaaagtgAGAGGTTCATTAGAACAATCTCTCTTGCCACTTCTTCCACCTGAATAGGAAATCCGAAAGCCTAAACATGTTTGTGCCATTAGATTTACACAGTTACTACTTATTCTGTCCAGTCTTGCCTTTGAGTCAGAAGGTTAGAAATTACAATCTCACCTATCCTATGGCTGgtcagccctgcctgccaggaAGTGCAGCCAGGGTCTTTATACAGCTATGGCTGGTATAAAATACGGTATTGTCAGGTCAGGGGGAATTATTTGTACTTTCTATCAGAATCTGGAATGGATGCttaatatttcctttgaaaacatgTTATATACCGTATATATTGTTTTGGCTGTCTTATTTGTATCATTTGCTTGCAAAGTCTTCGTTCTATGATACTTAACGGTAAAGAGCTTTGAACTATCTCAGTTGTGAAATTTACGTCGTTATTAGGAGATTCCTagcacttctgcttttcttccagagtTATTGATGGCTTGGAGACCCTGGATGAGCTGGAGAAGCTGCCTGTGAATGAGAAAACCTACCGACCTCTTAATGATGTTCACATTAAAGATATTACAATTCATGCCAACCCTTTTGCTCTGTAGCCACAGAGTGCCTCAGCACATTCTTTAGAGACTGGTCAGACCAACTGCTGGGGTGTGGGGTTTAAAGTGTCGTTAAGAAGGATTGCTTGAGCCGGATCATATCTTCGCTCACTGAATGCAGGATTTTCAGGTGTTGGCATTGTTTGGGAGCTGTCACAGAGGAGTCTTGTGCTTTACAAGCCAGTTTTTCCAGAGCATCTTCcaggatttgggttttttaacattgtttttTATACTTGTAAAATAAGAAGAGAGTCAGAAATACATATGTTTTGGCAAATCTTTTTCTGCCTTATCTGTCTTAGTGATACTGTGTTGAAACAATGTCCTTTGCTACAATTTCATACTACCAGTTTTCTGGAACTTTCTCATGTAAATCCTAACCTTCCTTactttcctgggtttttttagaaaaccaaGTATGATATacaattttttcccctaggTGAGAGGAGCAGTGTCATAGATAGATGAAACCTTTCTCTCCTAGAGGATTAAAGACCATGTTTAGAGGAGTGCTTGCTCTTGTACTGCTGTGGTGGAATGGTAACCTCTTCAGCCTTCCCGAAAGGTATGTCAGAAACACTCGCTTCTGCCGCTGGTGCAGTGCTTTTGGTATGAAAGAGTAAGTGTTTGTGTCTTTAACATAGCTGTTGATCAAGACCAGGTAACCATGGTTTTACTGTAAGTTGTTTTTCATCACTTTATTGCACAAACAATAGGGGGTAAACACACCAAAAAGTAGTGACAAAAAGACTGTGGTCAGACTTCTAATCAAGAATATCCTGGTGTacccaaaataataaaagatactGTGGCCACGATGATGTTGAACAAACGAGAGAGGTACGTTGTTTGGTCTTTGTTTGAGACCAGATATCGTTGGACTCAAATAAGAAAGCTTGCAAGGAGGTACAGAGATACCGATTATTGACCGGTCAAAAGGAAGAATAGAATGCATGCATACGTAATGCGTGCGTGTATATCTACATACACGTGTGTGATCCTATGCTCAAGTCTAAGCATAAAATAAACTGGCATAGGCAGGGAAAACAGAGTGATTTGTACACTTCAAAAAAGCCGTTCTCCACTTTGGGTGTACTGGGAAAAGAAGAATGTTCTCTTTGTtgcaaatttaagaaaaaaatgcatttgggtATCAGTTTATATTCGTAAGGCAGGAAAAAATCTATGCGTTTTCACAGAGGTTCACTTTGACTACAATACGTAGAGATGAGAGGATATGTTTCTAGTCCCAACTGTGCCTGAGAGAGACAAACAGGAGAGAGTACCCACAGTTCCTGCATCCACCTCATACCATTCTGGACTTCTTCCCCCAATCCTCTCTGGACTCTGTCAACATCACTTAGCGAAGTCCGTTCTCATATATATGCCTTGTAATCCTGGGGAGGTCCAGGTCCAGCTGACTTGCCGTCTGCTTTAGACAAATATTTCCCATCTTGAGACTTCGCTGCTTAAAATAAAGAGGGGAACTTATTTGCAAGAGAAGGGCGAAGGTACGCCGGGTACAGGTTACTGAGGCTTTAGTGAGCAGTTAGTTAGTACTCTCTCTGGGACAAAGTTTCTGTGTTCTGCGTGGAGTGTTGCTGAAAGCTCCCAGCCCTTGCTCCAAACTTAATACATTTTACCATAATACTTCAGTCAGTTAAGTAAAGGATTTAACTACTTGAtctctgtgctttctgtctATTCCATATAACCAGTGGAATGAGCAAGTAGACGGAAACATGCAACTGCGTGTTTAACTGTTACATTGACACTTCTGTGCAGAAGGACATACTGGAAACTGTCCTACAATGCAAAGGAACCAATACTTTTAAATGTTGACATCTAGCACTGAACTGGGAACAGTTTCAGGTCTATTTGGGTTTTTCCTCTCTACAAAAAGAAGGTTATTACATACAATGTGTGAAATACAGGGACACCATGCAATTTGCTCTCTGGAGGACACATTAAATttagatgctttctttttttatctaagGCTGTGTAATGAAAGGAGAGTGATCTTATGGGACAGGATTACATCCCAACTTCTAAAAATTGTTATGcctattttcctgtttgtggcTCTGAACCTCTCCCAGGATCTCCTTGACAACCTGGaatacaacaggaaaaataatggtGGGGTTGGTCCCACGCCCTTGttgaagagaaagcaaaacagagtaGGAAGTAACCCAGCTGCACAagtatgtgattttttttgtgggcAGTCACTGGGTACAGCATACATGCAAGGTAGTTCTGGTGATGTGTATAATCCTTCCAGTAGCAAAAGTGTTGCAGAGTACTGCTCTTGGTGGTGTTGGCTTGTGCTTGGTGAAATCCTCTGTTTGCTTCCATCAGTTTGGCCCTTTATCACAAACACTAGAGCCACAAGGTGAGCTGGCAAAATAAATCTACCCATGCAAAGAAAACTGTGTACGTTAACACAACAATCCTGCGTTATGACTGCGATGGAGGGTCTCGTCATGTATGTTCTAGATTCTCGGACCTCTGCAGGCATTAGAAAAAACATAGGTAAGGCTAgtgtttgaaatacattttggtGGGAGCAGTACTTGATCTCAACTGGAGAGCAAtgggcaaaaagaaaataatggtgCGTTATCTATGGGCAGTGTCAAACTTGCAGTTGTAATGTAGGTACATTGATCAGAGGGCCAGGTGGcgaaacagattttaaaaacagcacaAAGAGAGAGGAGGGTCATTCATCAGGGATGGAAGTGTTTCAGTAGGTTTAATCCTtcccagaataaaaaaaaaatcattgggTTGTAGGGGGAACTGATGTGTATAGGCTGTTGCAGTGTTTCAGAACTGCTGTACCCTTGGGTGCTCTTTTCCCACATGAATTGGAGTGCACGTGAGATGTTTGCTTACTGTGGGTTTTTGGGGAGCCGACCTTCAGGCATAATGTGTGGTGCTGGCGGCAGAGGTGACAGCctggaggcagctggcaggCTCGAGCTGCATCTGAGtgagctggtggctggtggctgtggCGTGGCACGGGCAGCTGCGACAGGGTGGTGAGCAGCAGGGCGGTAGTGTTGCGGGAGGGTCCGCAGCTtggtttttcttcattctgtggGTGTAGAAGGCTGGTCTGTGTGTTACAGattgctaataagttaagattgattgaatttatttgattttataaaatcatttttaatagaaatatagagggataagaaacattttaatgaaacttatagttgcacagtaaaagctattatgaaatcctttgtacagtcccgtaccaaggccagaagaaggGGCTAGAATCAgtgtttaaaacttaggtaataaatttagggtttgaaaggtttctctGTAGTTAACTAGTCTTCCGTATGTAggaagtgtattgaaatgtcagaatataggattaatgggaactggggagagtcgactggcacagcttgtggttacctgccaagaaatcgtgaacttt from Falco biarmicus isolate bFalBia1 chromosome 8, bFalBia1.pri, whole genome shotgun sequence includes:
- the PPIL3 gene encoding peptidyl-prolyl cis-trans isomerase-like 3: MAVTLHTDVGDIKIELFCERTPKTCENFLALCASNYYNGCVFHRNIKGFMVQTGDPLGTGKGGNSIWGKKFEDEFSEYLKHSVRGVVSMANNGPNTNGSQFFITYGKQPHLDMKYTVFGKVIDGLETLDELEKLPVNEKTYRPLNDVHIKDITIHANPFAL